A DNA window from Nymphalis io chromosome 28, ilAglIoxx1.1, whole genome shotgun sequence contains the following coding sequences:
- the LOC126779202 gene encoding uncharacterized protein LOC126779202, with the protein MTTRSSATAIRARRGHKERSKNFTELEKRTVLELIARHRDVLRQGRSNNATNRSKQLVWSTICEEVNKRCGGDRPRTPAQVKMWYENYKKKCKMRAHDTQPPPAEAPGLLDGMLWQSIHPLDVKDEEGEATTSAEGAHSVKDDDCIPVNMSNGRLSTNDSDDTMPNVLEPQVQIIPQSSPTPPPTKSLPNPQINPLTLTSHLPIITNPLQAIEQARIQQNFLQKLNELSNTPLNLSHLDDDNRKNGHDRQDKSEEIKHDYGSATEEERLYFTAKRQHAIWEHEAKMKILNMELRQKEEIFSLQKQLFLIELRLKMDFLEKASAK; encoded by the exons ATGACGACGCGCAGTAGCGCGACCGCGATTCGTGCGCGGCGCGGACACAAGGAGCGTTCTAAGAACTTCACAGAATTGGAGAAGAGGACGGTACTCGAGCTGATAGCGCGCCATCGTGACGTGCTGCGGCAGGGACGCTCCAACAACGCGACCAACCGCAGCAAGCAG CTGGTGTGGTCTACAATCTGCGAGGAGGTCAATAAACGTTGCGGCGGCGACAGGCCGCGCACTCCTGCGCAGGTCAAGATGTGGtatgaaaattataagaaaaagtgTAAGATGCGCGCACACGATACACAG CCACCACCAGCGGAAGCGCCCGGCCTTCTCGATGGCATGCTCTGGCAAAGCATTCACCCTCTAGATGTCAAAG ACGAAGAAGGCGAAGCGACAACAAGCGCGGAGGGCGCTCACAGCGTGAAGGATGACGATTGTATACCTGTCAAC aTGTCAAACGGCCGCCTATCAACGAACGACAGCGACGATACGATGCCAAACGTACTCGAGCCCCAGGTCCAAATTATCCCCCAATCCTCCCCCACGCCACCCCCAACAAAGTCCCTCCCTAACCCACAGATCAATCCGCTCACGCTTACCTCCCACCTTCCCATCATAACGAATCCCTTACAAGCGATCGAACAAGCTAGAATTCAGCAGAATTTTCTACAGAAATTAAACGAATTATCGAACACACCTTTAAATTTGAGCCATTTGGACGACGATAACAGGAAGAATGGTCACGATAGACAAGATAAGTCAGAAGAGATTAAACATGACTACGGCTCCGCCACTGAAGAGGAGAGGTTATACTTCACAGCGAAGAGGCAGCACGCGATATGGGAGCACGAAGCGAAAATGAAAATCCTGAACATGGAACTCAGACAGAAGGAGGAAATATTTTCATTGCAAAAGCAACTCTTTCTCATCGAGTTAAGATTAAAAATGGATTTCTTAGAAAAGGCCAGCGCGAAGTGA
- the LOC126779183 gene encoding gastrula zinc finger protein XlCGF57.1-like, which produces MDNTVLKKNNICRTCLSEASNCKSLLSKMEGEDRTLYEVLSFVTSVDISISEEYPKQVCNDCHIMICKADDFKKRCIQSESILKSGIFLSFDDLIKNEIINSTDFDITKSQLPIDNQLLIDNIYLKKNSRTVEVELPIIENFDTLSSDNYKYENVKEERDEDILRHDMDISDDIVIGNSNSLDYTQKDLTTNICICGFICIDNTKFETHTKECKIFVNKYDGDVLLCPLCNDNFPNLKQLQAHIYTHKETSNGSSLECPKCKNKFICQTLLIAHLKTHKNRIRVKHKKSKTEPKDKDNITIPLKCVKCEERLPNLDELAVHLKKHMHNETEDQERNYQCSMCMRKFVRKMSLIAHIKRHEDKAQMKFTCKACKREFQHQAHLDNHIILVHSKEKGLTCNKCGKSFITQDCLDHHIEGHKVDKKHHCTVCGKTFTIMSALTDHIRTHTGEKPFLCSICGRGFSQKNNLVQHMRRHEGLKPFKCEHCERRFVSKGELHAHNRKHSGAHPFVCDDCGNSFTTSSSLTKHRRIHSGERPYACDLCSMRFAVLGTLKNHRRTHTGEKPYQCSHCEKAFIQRTDLVSHIRCHTGERPYICTSCGQAFRKASALKVHIKIHGKETMMV; this is translated from the exons ATGGATAATAcagtattaaaaaagaataacattTGCAGAACATGTTTGAGCGAGGCGTCTAATTGTAAGTCTTTATTGAGCAAAATGGAAGGTGAAGATCGTACGCTTTATGAAGTTCTATCTTTTGTTACAAGCGTCGATATATCTATTAGCGAAGAATATCCTAAACAAGTGTGTAATGATTGCCATATTATGATATGTAAAGCTGACGATTTCAAAAAGAGATGTATACAATCCGAAAGCATATTAAAAAGTGGTATTTTTTTGTCATTCGACGATCTTATAAAGaacgaaattataaatagcaCCGATTTCGATATAACAAAATCACAATTACCGATTGATAACCAACTTctcattgataatatttatttgaaaaaaaactcTCGAACAGTAGAAGTCGAATTGCCAATTATAGAAAATTTTGATACATTAAGTtcagataattataaatatgaaaatgttaaagAAGAAAGGGATGAAGATATACTACGACATGATATGGATATATCAGATGACATTGTTATCGGAAATAGTAACAGTCTCGACTACACACAGAAAGACTTAACTACAAATATATGCATTTGtggttttatatgtattgataacaCCAAGTTTGAAACCCACACTAAAGAATGTaagatttttgtaaataaatatgacggAGATGTTCTTTTATGTCCGTTATGTAATGATAATTTCCCTAATTTAAAACAACTGCAGGCCCACATTTATACTCATAAGGAAACTTCAAATGGTAGTAGTCTTGAGTGCCCCAAGTGTAAGAATAAGTTTATTTGTCAAACTTTATTGATAGCTcatttaaaaacacataaaaatagaattagAGTTAAACATAAGAAATCAAAAACCGAACCCAaagataaagataatattacaaTACCTCTTAAGTGTGTTAAATGTGAAGAACGATTACCTAACTTAGACGAATTAGCGGTACACTTGAAAAAACACATGCACAACGAAACAGAAGACCAAGAACGAAACTATCAATGTTCTATGTGCATGAGAAAATTTGTCCGTAAGATGTCACTGATTGCTCACATAAAACGTCATGAAGATAAAGCCCAAATGAAATTCACGTGCAAAGCTTGCAAACGTGAATTTCAACACCAGGCTCATTTGGATAACCATATTATCTTAGTACATTCAAAGGAGAAAGGCCTGACTTGTAATAAATGCGGTAAAAGTTTCATCACACAAGACTGTCTAGACCACCACATAGAAGGTCACAAGGTTGATAAGAAACACCATTGTACGGTGTGCGGGAAgacatttacaattatgtcgGCTTTGACTGATCATATTAGGACTCATACAGGGGAAAAGCCGTTTCTCTGTTCGATTTGCGGACGAGGATTTAGTCAGAAGaataatttagttcaacatATGAGGCGGCATGAGGGTTTGAAGCCTTTCAAGTGTGAACACTGCGAGAGAAG aTTTGTGTCGAAGGGTGAACTGCACGCTCACAATCGTAAGCACAGTGGAGCTCACCCATTCGTCTGTGATGACTGTGGGAATAGTTTCACCACGTCCAGCTCTTTAACGAAGCATCGTAGAATCCACAGCGGGGAAAGACCATACGCATGCGACCTCTGTTCAATGAGGTTCGCTGTGCTTGGAACACTGAAGAATCACAGGCGCACACACACAGGGGAAAAGCCGTACCAGTGTTCGCATTGTGAAAAGGCTT